In Pyrus communis chromosome 1, drPyrComm1.1, whole genome shotgun sequence, the following are encoded in one genomic region:
- the LOC137710467 gene encoding uncharacterized protein: protein MAAKHNVIRSISLLSRSHPTTIKVEEELSKLQASSSCASTSTSICKSLCGLEELYECVDDLLQMASTQQLLSQHQQQKCMDDLLDGSVKLLDICGITRDTMSTIKQHVRALQSALRRRKGDSSSESCIANYTCFRKKMKKDAKKLITSLKQVDNKIEASQLLEQDHHLTAVIRVLREVCVENMSIFQSLLVFLAVPVSKPKANKWSLVSKFMHKGVIACEDQNEDIIGHELDGVDTALYSLSKSSSADVEKVQSAQKRLEALEIIIEGLESGLDSVFRRLLKTRASLLNIISQ from the coding sequence atgGCTGCCAAGCACAATGTAATCAGATCAATCAGCTTGCTCTCAAGGTCGCACCCCACCACTATTAAAGTTGAAGAGGAGCTCAGCAAGCTCCAAGCATCTTCATCTTGTGCTTCAACTTCAACCTCAATCTGCAAATCTCTATGTGGTCTAGAGGAGTTGTATGAGTGTGTGGACGATCTTTTACAGATGGCATCAACCCAACAGCTCCTTTCTCAACATCAACAGCAGAAATGCATGGATGATTTGTTGGATGGATCAGTGAAGCTCTTGGACATATGTGGTATCACAAGAGATACCATGTCAACAATCAAGCAACATGTTAGAGCTCTTCAATCTGCTCTTAGGAGGAGAAAAGGAGACTCAAGCAGTGAAAGCTGCATTGCCAATTACACTTGTTTcagaaagaagatgaagaaggatgccAAGAAATTGATCACATCTTTGAAGCAAGTAGATAACAAAATTGAAGCATCACAACTTTTAGAGCAAGACCACCATCTCACCGCTGTGATTCGAGTTCTTAGAGAAGTTTGTGTCGAGAACATGTCTATCTTCCAATCCCTCCTGGTCTTTTTAGCTGTTCCTGTTTCAAAGCCAAAGGCAAACAAGTGGTCTTTGGTTTCAAAGTTCATGCACAAAGGAGTGATAGCATGTGAAGATCAGAACGAAGACATTATTGGCCATGAGTTGGATGGTGTTGATACTGCTCTCTACTCTCTATCCAAATCTTCTTCAGCTGATGTTGAGAAGGTACAAAGTGCACAAAAAAGATTGGAGGCTTTGGAAATCATCATTGAAGGCCTTGAGAGTGGTTTGGACAGCGTTTTCAGGCGCTTGCTTAAAACAAGAGCTTCTCTTTTGAACATAATCTCACAATGA